A window of the Oncorhynchus keta strain PuntledgeMale-10-30-2019 chromosome 21, Oket_V2, whole genome shotgun sequence genome harbors these coding sequences:
- the LOC127910473 gene encoding uncharacterized protein LOC127910473 isoform X48 codes for MAPHCVVTYPHRLGGSPSGSPGSSCRGRCCYLPSPPGGQPVRKSRIQKSTIMAPHCVVTYPQHLGGGPSGSPGSSCRGRCCYLPSPPGGRPIRKSRIMAPHCVVTYPHHLGGGPSGSPGSSCRGRCCYLPSPPGGRPIRKSRIQLQREVLLPTLTTWGEAHQEVQDPVAEGGVVTYPHHLGGGPSGSPGSSCRGRCCYLPSPPGGRPIRKSRIQLQREVLLPTLTTWGGRPIRKSRIQLQREVLLPTLTTWGEAHQEVQDPVAEGGVVTYPHHLGGGPDSTVLKSPHCCSTKLETFQLAWRDSTVSKSPHCCSTKLEVF; via the exons ATGGCACCAcactgtgttgttacctaccctcaccgcctggggggcagcccatcaggaagtccaggatccagttgcagagggaggtgttgttacctaccctcaccgcctggggggcagcccgtcaggaagtccaggatccagaagtccacaatcatggcaccacactgtgttgttacctaccctcagcacctggggggcggcccatcaggaagtccaggatccagttgcagagggaggtgttgttacctaccctcaccacctggggggaggcccatcaggaagtccaggatcatggcaccacactgtgttgttacctaccctcaccacctggggggcggcccatcaggaagtccaggatccagttgcagagggaggtgttgttacctaccctcaccacctggggggcggcccatcaggaagtccaggatccagttgcagagggag gtgttgttacctaccctcaccacctggggggaggcccatcaggaagtccaggatccagttgcagagggaggtgttgttacctaccctcaccacctggggggcggcccatcaggaagtccaggatccagttgcagagggag gtgttgttacctaccctcaccacctggggggcggcccatcaggaagtccaggatccagttgcagagggaggtgttgttacctaccctcaccacctggggggggcggcccatcaggaagtccaggatccagttgcagagggaggtgttgttacctaccctcaccacctggggggaggcccatcaggaagtccaggatccagttgcagagggaggtgttgttacctaccctcaccacctggggggcggcccagACAGTACCGTactgaagagccctcactgctgctccaccaaactggaaaCCTTCCAACTAGCTTGGAGAGACAGTaccgtatcgaagagccctcactgctgctccaccaaactggaagtcttctga
- the LOC127910473 gene encoding uncharacterized protein LOC127910473 isoform X18 gives MAPHCVVTYPHRLGGSPSGSPGSSCRGRCCYLPSPPGGQPVRKSRIQKSTIMAPHCVVTYPQHLGGGPSGSPGSSCRGRCCYLPSPPGGRPIRKSRIMAPHCVVTYPHHLGGGPSGSPGSSCRGRCCYLPSPPGGRPIRKSRIQLQREVLLPTLTTWGEAHQEVQDPVAEGGVVTYPHHLGGGPSGSPGSSCRGRCCYLPSPPGGRPIRKSRIQLQREVLLPTLTTWGEAHQEVQDPVAEGGVVTYPHHLGGGPSGSPGSWHHTVLLPTLTTWGAAHQEVQDHGTTLYCYLPSPPGGRPIRKSRIQLQREVLLPTLTTWGAAHQEVQDPVAEGGVVTYPHHLGGGPSGSPGSSCRGRCCYLPSPPGGRPIRKSRIQLQREVLLPTLTTWGAAHQEVQDPVAEGGVVTYPHHLGGAAHQEVQDPVAEGGVVTYPHHLGGGPSGSPGSSCRGRCCYLPSPPGGRPRQYRTEEPSLLLHQTGNLPTSLERQYRIEEPSLLLHQTGSLLTSLERQYRIEEPSLLLHQTGNLPTSLERQYRIEEPSLLLHQTGSLLTSLERQYRIEEPSLLLHQSGRLLTSLKRQYRIEEPSLLLHQTGSLLTSLERQYRIEEPSLLLHQTGSLLTSLERQYRIEEPSLLLHQTGSLLTSLERQYRAVSKSPHCCSTKQEILRLAWRDSTVQYRRALTAAPPNRKSSD, from the exons ATGGCACCAcactgtgttgttacctaccctcaccgcctggggggcagcccatcaggaagtccaggatccagttgcagagggaggtgttgttacctaccctcaccgcctggggggcagcccgtcaggaagtccaggatccagaagtccacaatcatggcaccacactgtgttgttacctaccctcagcacctggggggcggcccatcaggaagtccaggatccagttgcagagggaggtgttgttacctaccctcaccacctggggggaggcccatcaggaagtccaggatcatggcaccacactgtgttgttacctaccctcaccacctggggggcggcccatcaggaagtccaggatccagttgcagagggaggtgttgttacctaccctcaccacctggggggcggcccatcaggaagtccaggatccagttgcagagggag gtgttgttacctaccctcaccacctggggggaggcccatcaggaagtccaggatccagttgcagagggag gtgttgttacctaccctcaccacctggggggaggcccatcaggaagtccaggatccagttgcagagggaggtgttgttacctaccctcaccacctggggggcggcccatcaggaagtccaggatccagttgcagagggaggtgttgttacctaccctcaccacctggggggaggcccatcaggaagtccaggatccagttgcagagggaggtgttgttacctaccctcaccacctagggggaggcccatcaggaagtccaggatcatggcaccacactgtgttgttacctaccctcaccacctggggggcggcccatcaggaagtccaggatcatggcaccacactgtattgttacctaccctcaccacctggggggcggcccatcaggaagtccaggatccagttgcagagggaggtgttgttacctaccctcaccacctggggggcagcccatcaggaagtccaggatccagttgcagagggaggtgttgttacctaccctcaccacctggggggcggcccatcaggaagtccaggatccagttgcagagggaggtgttgttacctaccctcaccacctggggggaggcccatcaggaagtccaggatccagttgcagagggaggtgttgttacctaccctcaccacctggggggcggcccatcaggaagtccaggatccagttgcagagggaggtgttgttacctaccctcaccacctggggggggcggcccatcaggaagtccaggatccagttgcagagggaggtgttgttacctaccctcaccacctggggggaggcccatcaggaagtccaggatccagttgcagagggaggtgttgttacctaccctcaccacctggggggcggcccagACAGTACCGTactgaagagccctcactgctgctccaccaaactggaaaCCTTCCAACTAGCTTGGAGAGACAGTaccgtatcgaagagccctcactgctgctccaccaaactggaagtcttctgactagcttggagaGACAGTaccgtatcgaagagccctcactactgctccaccaaactggaaaCCTTCCAACTAGCTTGGAGAGACAGTaccgtatcgaagagccctcactgctgctccaccaaactggaagtcttctgactagcttggagaGACAGTaccgtatcgaagagccctcactgctgctccaccaatcTGGAAGACTTCTGACTAGCTTGAAGAGACAGTaccgtatcgaagagccctcactgctgctccaccaaacaggaagtcttctgactagcttggagaGACAGTaccgtatcgaagagccctcactgctgctccaccaaacaggaagtcttctgactagcttggagaGACAGTaccgtatcgaagagccctcactgctgctccaccaaacaggaagtcttctgacaagcttggaaagacagtaccgtgcagtatcgaagagccctcactgctgctccaccaaacagGAAATCTTACGACTAGCTTGgagagacagtaccgtgcagtatcgaagagccctcactgcggCTCCACCAAAcaggaagtcttctgactag
- the LOC127910473 gene encoding uncharacterized protein LOC127910473 isoform X46, translated as MAPHCVVTYPHRLGGSPSGSPGSSCRGRCCYLPSPPGGQPVRKSRIQKSTIMAPHCVVTYPQHLGGGPSGSPGSSCRGRCCYLPSPPGGRPIRKSRIMAPHCVVTYPHHLGGGPSGSPGSSCRGRCCYLPSPPGGRPIRKSRIQLQREVLLPTLTTWGEAHQEVQDPVAEGGVVTYPHHLGGGPSGSPGSSCRGRCCYLPSPPGGRPIRKSRIQLQREVLLPTLTTWGGRPIRKSRIQLQREVLLPTLTTWGEAHQEVQDPVAEGGVVTYPHHLGGGPDSTVLKSPHCCSTKLETFQLAWRDSTVSKSPHCCSTKLEVF; from the exons ATGGCACCAcactgtgttgttacctaccctcaccgcctggggggcagcccatcaggaagtccaggatccagttgcagagggaggtgttgttacctaccctcaccgcctggggggcagcccgtcaggaagtccaggatccagaagtccacaatcatggcaccacactgtgttgttacctaccctcagcacctggggggcggcccatcaggaagtccaggatccagttgcagagggaggtgttgttacctaccctcaccacctggggggaggcccatcaggaagtccaggatcatggcaccacactgtgttgttacctaccctcaccacctggggggcggcccatcaggaagtccaggatccagttgcagagggaggtgttgttacctaccctcaccacctggggggcggcccatcaggaagtccaggatccagttgcagagggag gtgttgttacctaccctcaccacctggggggaggcccatcaggaagtccaggatccagttgcagagggag gtgttgttacctaccctcaccacctggggggaggcccatcaggaagtccaggatccagttgcagagggaggtgttgttacctaccctcaccacctggggggcggcccatcaggaagtccaggatccagttgcagagggaggtgttgttacctaccctcaccacctggggggggcggcccatcaggaagtccaggatccagttgcagagggaggtgttgttacctaccctcaccacctggggggaggcccatcaggaagtccaggatccagttgcagagggaggtgttgttacctaccctcaccacctggggggcggcccagACAGTACCGTactgaagagccctcactgctgctccaccaaactggaaaCCTTCCAACTAGCTTGGAGAGACAGTaccgtatcgaagagccctcactgctgctccaccaaactggaagtcttctga
- the LOC127910473 gene encoding uncharacterized protein LOC127910473 isoform X5 — MAPHCVVTYPHRLGGSPSGSPGSSCRGRCCYLPSPPGGQPVRKSRIQKSTIMAPHCVVTYPQHLGGGPSGSPGSSCRGRCCYLPSPPGGRPIRKSRIMAPHCVVTYPHHLGGGPSGSPGSSCRGRCCYLPSPPGGRPIRKSRIQLQREVLLPTLTTWGAAHQEVQDHGTTLYCYLPSPPGVAAHQEVQDPVAEGGVVTYPHHLGGGPSGSPGSSCRGRCCYLPSPPGGRPIRKSRIQLQREVLLPTLTTWGAAHQEVQDPVAEGGVVTYPHHLGGGPSGSPGSSCRGRCCYLPSPPGGRPIRKSRIQLQREVLLPTLTTWGEAHQEVQDPVAEGGVVTYPHHLGGGPSGSPGSWHHTVLLPTLTTWGAAHQEVQDHGTTLYCYLPSPPGGRPIRKSRIQLQREVLLPTLTTWGAAHQEVQDPVAEGGVVTYPHHLGGGPSGSPGSSCRGRCCYLPSPPGGRPIRKSRIQLQREVLLPTLTTWGAAHQEVQDPVAEGGVVTYPHHLGGAAHQEVQDPVAEGGVVTYPHHLGGGPSGSPGSSCRGRCCYLPSPPGGRPRQYRTEEPSLLLHQTGNLPTSLERQYRIEEPSLLLHQTGSLLTSLERQYRIEEPSLLLHQTGNLPTSLERQYRIEEPSLLLHQTGSLLTSLERQYRIEEPSLLLHQSGRLLTSLKRQYRIEEPSLLLHQTGSLLTSLERQYRIEEPSLLLHQTGSLLTSLERQYRIEEPSLLLHQTGSLLTSLERQYRAVSKSPHCCSTKQEILRLAWRDSTVQYRRALTAAPPNRKSSD; from the exons ATGGCACCAcactgtgttgttacctaccctcaccgcctggggggcagcccatcaggaagtccaggatccagttgcagagggaggtgttgttacctaccctcaccgcctggggggcagcccgtcaggaagtccaggatccagaagtccacaatcatggcaccacactgtgttgttacctaccctcagcacctggggggcggcccatcaggaagtccaggatccagttgcagagggaggtgttgttacctaccctcaccacctggggggaggcccatcaggaagtccaggatcatggcaccacactgtgttgttacctaccctcaccacctggggggcggcccatcaggaagtccaggatccagttgcagagggaggtgttgttacctaccctcaccacctggggggcggcccatcaggaagtccaggatccagttgcagagggaggtgttgttacctaccctcaccacctggggggcggcccatcaggaagtccaggatcatggcaccacactgtattgttacctaccctcaccacctggggtggcggcccatcaggaagtccaggatccagttgcagagggaggtgttgttacctaccctcaccacctggggggaggcccatcaggaagtccaggatccagttgcagagggaggtgttgttacctaccctcaccacctggggggcggcccatcaggaagtccaggatccagttgcagagggag gtgttgttacctaccctcaccacctggggggcggcccatcaggaagtccaggatccagttgcagagggag gtgttgttacctaccctcaccacctggggggaggcccatcaggaagtccaggatccagttgcagagggaggtgttgttacctaccctcaccacctggggggcggcccatcaggaagtccaggatccagttgcagagggaggtgttgttacctaccctcaccacctggggggaggcccatcaggaagtccaggatccagttgcagagggaggtgttgttacctaccctcaccacctagggggaggcccatcaggaagtccaggatcatggcaccacactgtgttgttacctaccctcaccacctggggggcggcccatcaggaagtccaggatcatggcaccacactgtattgttacctaccctcaccacctggggggcggcccatcaggaagtccaggatccagttgcagagggaggtgttgttacctaccctcaccacctggggggcagcccatcaggaagtccaggatccagttgcagagggaggtgttgttacctaccctcaccacctggggggcggcccatcaggaagtccaggatccagttgcagagggaggtgttgttacctaccctcaccacctggggggaggcccatcaggaagtccaggatccagttgcagagggaggtgttgttacctaccctcaccacctggggggcggcccatcaggaagtccaggatccagttgcagagggaggtgttgttacctaccctcaccacctggggggggcggcccatcaggaagtccaggatccagttgcagagggaggtgttgttacctaccctcaccacctggggggaggcccatcaggaagtccaggatccagttgcagagggaggtgttgttacctaccctcaccacctggggggcggcccagACAGTACCGTactgaagagccctcactgctgctccaccaaactggaaaCCTTCCAACTAGCTTGGAGAGACAGTaccgtatcgaagagccctcactgctgctccaccaaactggaagtcttctgactagcttggagaGACAGTaccgtatcgaagagccctcactactgctccaccaaactggaaaCCTTCCAACTAGCTTGGAGAGACAGTaccgtatcgaagagccctcactgctgctccaccaaactggaagtcttctgactagcttggagaGACAGTaccgtatcgaagagccctcactgctgctccaccaatcTGGAAGACTTCTGACTAGCTTGAAGAGACAGTaccgtatcgaagagccctcactgctgctccaccaaacaggaagtcttctgactagcttggagaGACAGTaccgtatcgaagagccctcactgctgctccaccaaacaggaagtcttctgactagcttggagaGACAGTaccgtatcgaagagccctcactgctgctccaccaaacaggaagtcttctgacaagcttggaaagacagtaccgtgcagtatcgaagagccctcactgctgctccaccaaacagGAAATCTTACGACTAGCTTGgagagacagtaccgtgcagtatcgaagagccctcactgcggCTCCACCAAAcaggaagtcttctgactag
- the LOC127910473 gene encoding uncharacterized protein LOC127910473 isoform X27, which yields MAPHCVVTYPHRLGGSPSGSPGSSCRGRCCYLPSPPGGQPVRKSRIQKSTIMAPHCVVTYPQHLGGGPSGSPGSSCRGRCCYLPSPPGGRPIRKSRIMAPHCVVTYPHHLGGGPSGSPGSSCRGRCCYLPSPPGGRPIRKSRIQLQREVLLPTLTTWGEAHQEVQDPVAEGGVVTYPHHLGGGPSGSPGSWHHTVLLPTLTTWGAAHQEVQDHGTTLYCYLPSPPGGRPIRKSRIQLQREVLLPTLTTWGAAHQEVQDPVAEGGVVTYPHHLGGGPSGSPGSSCRGRCCYLPSPPGGRPIRKSRIQLQREVLLPTLTTWGAAHQEVQDPVAEGGVVTYPHHLGGAAHQEVQDPVAEGGVVTYPHHLGGGPSGSPGSSCRGRCCYLPSPPGGRPRQYRTEEPSLLLHQTGNLPTSLERQYRIEEPSLLLHQTGSLLTSLERQYRIEEPSLLLHQTGNLPTSLERQYRIEEPSLLLHQTGSLLTSLERQYRIEEPSLLLHQSGRLLTSLKRQYRIEEPSLLLHQTGSLLTSLERQYRIEEPSLLLHQTGSLLTSLERQYRIEEPSLLLHQTGSLLTSLERQYRAVSKSPHCCSTKQEILRLAWRDSTVQYRRALTAAPPNRKSSD from the exons ATGGCACCAcactgtgttgttacctaccctcaccgcctggggggcagcccatcaggaagtccaggatccagttgcagagggaggtgttgttacctaccctcaccgcctggggggcagcccgtcaggaagtccaggatccagaagtccacaatcatggcaccacactgtgttgttacctaccctcagcacctggggggcggcccatcaggaagtccaggatccagttgcagagggaggtgttgttacctaccctcaccacctggggggaggcccatcaggaagtccaggatcatggcaccacactgtgttgttacctaccctcaccacctggggggcggcccatcaggaagtccaggatccagttgcagagggag gtgttgttacctaccctcaccacctggggggaggcccatcaggaagtccaggatccagttgcagagggag gtgttgttacctaccctcaccacctggggggaggcccatcaggaagtccaggatccagttgcagagggaggtgttgttacctaccctcaccacctagggggaggcccatcaggaagtccaggatcatggcaccacactgtgttgttacctaccctcaccacctggggggcggcccatcaggaagtccaggatcatggcaccacactgtattgttacctaccctcaccacctggggggcggcccatcaggaagtccaggatccagttgcagagggaggtgttgttacctaccctcaccacctggggggcagcccatcaggaagtccaggatccagttgcagagggaggtgttgttacctaccctcaccacctggggggcggcccatcaggaagtccaggatccagttgcagagggaggtgttgttacctaccctcaccacctggggggaggcccatcaggaagtccaggatccagttgcagagggaggtgttgttacctaccctcaccacctggggggcggcccatcaggaagtccaggatccagttgcagagggaggtgttgttacctaccctcaccacctggggggggcggcccatcaggaagtccaggatccagttgcagagggaggtgttgttacctaccctcaccacctggggggaggcccatcaggaagtccaggatccagttgcagagggaggtgttgttacctaccctcaccacctggggggcggcccagACAGTACCGTactgaagagccctcactgctgctccaccaaactggaaaCCTTCCAACTAGCTTGGAGAGACAGTaccgtatcgaagagccctcactgctgctccaccaaactggaagtcttctgactagcttggagaGACAGTaccgtatcgaagagccctcactactgctccaccaaactggaaaCCTTCCAACTAGCTTGGAGAGACAGTaccgtatcgaagagccctcactgctgctccaccaaactggaagtcttctgactagcttggagaGACAGTaccgtatcgaagagccctcactgctgctccaccaatcTGGAAGACTTCTGACTAGCTTGAAGAGACAGTaccgtatcgaagagccctcactgctgctccaccaaacaggaagtcttctgactagcttggagaGACAGTaccgtatcgaagagccctcactgctgctccaccaaacaggaagtcttctgactagcttggagaGACAGTaccgtatcgaagagccctcactgctgctccaccaaacaggaagtcttctgacaagcttggaaagacagtaccgtgcagtatcgaagagccctcactgctgctccaccaaacagGAAATCTTACGACTAGCTTGgagagacagtaccgtgcagtatcgaagagccctcactgcggCTCCACCAAAcaggaagtcttctgactag
- the LOC127910473 gene encoding probable antibacterial peptide polyprotein isoform X29, giving the protein MAPHCVVTYPHRLGGSPSGSPGSSCRGRCCYLPSPPGGQPVRKSRIQKSTIMAPHCVVTYPQHLGGGPSGSPGSSCRGRCCYLPSPPGGRPIRKSRIMAPHCVVTYPHHLGGGPSGSPGSSCRGRCCYLPSPPGGRPIRKSRIQLQREVLLPTLTTWGAAHQEVQDHGTTLYCYLPSPPGVAAHQEVQDPVAEGGVVTYPHHLGGGPSGSPGSSCRGRCCYLPSPPGGRPIRKSRIQLQREVLLPTLTTWGGGPSGSPGSSCRGRCCYLPSPPGGRPIRKSRIQLQREVLLPTLTTWGAAHQEVQDPVAEGGVVTYPHHLGGGPSGSPGSSCRGRCCYLPSPPGGRPIRKSRIQLQREVLLPTLTTWGEAHQEVQDPVAEGGVVTYPHHLGGGPSGSPGSWHHTVLLPTLTTWGAAHQEVQDHGTTLYCYLPSPPGGRPIRKSRIQLQREVLLPTLTTWGAAHQEVQDPVAEGGVVTYPHHLGGGPSGSPGSSCRGRCCYLPSPPGGRPIRKSRIQLQREVLLPTLTTWGGRPIRKSRIQLQREVLLPTLTTWGEAHQEVQDPVAEGGVVTYPHHLGGGPDSTVLKSPHCCSTKLETFQLAWRDSTVSKSPHCCSTKLEVF; this is encoded by the exons ATGGCACCAcactgtgttgttacctaccctcaccgcctggggggcagcccatcaggaagtccaggatccagttgcagagggaggtgttgttacctaccctcaccgcctggggggcagcccgtcaggaagtccaggatccagaagtccacaatcatggcaccacactgtgttgttacctaccctcagcacctggggggcggcccatcaggaagtccaggatccagttgcagagggaggtgttgttacctaccctcaccacctggggggaggcccatcaggaagtccaggatcatggcaccacactgtgttgttacctaccctcaccacctggggggcggcccatcaggaagtccaggatccagttgcagagggaggtgttgttacctaccctcaccacctggggggcggcccatcaggaagtccaggatccagttgcagagggaggtgttgttacctaccctcaccacctggggggcggcccatcaggaagtccaggatcatggcaccacactgtattgttacctaccctcaccacctggggtggcggcccatcaggaagtccaggatccagttgcagagggaggtgttgttacctaccctcaccacctggggggaggcccatcaggaagtccaggatccagttgcagagggaggtgttgttacctaccctcaccacctggggggcggcccatcaggaagtccaggatccagttgcagagggaggtgttgttacctaccctcaccacctgggggggcggcccatcaggaagtccaggatccagttgcagagggaggtgttgttacctaccctcaccacctggggggaggcccatcaggaagtccaggatccagttgcagagggaggtgttgttacctaccctcaccacctggggggcggcccatcaggaagtccaggatccagttgcagagggag gtgttgttacctaccctcaccacctggggggaggcccatcaggaagtccaggatccagttgcagagggaggtgttgttacctaccctcaccacctggggggcggcccatcaggaagtccaggatccagttgcagagggaggtgttgttacctaccctcaccacctggggggaggcccatcaggaagtccaggatccagttgcagagggaggtgttgttacctaccctcaccacctagggggaggcccatcaggaagtccaggatcatggcaccacactgtgttgttacctaccctcaccacctggggggcggcccatcaggaagtccaggatcatggcaccacactgtattgttacctaccctcaccacctggggggcggcccatcaggaagtccaggatccagttgcagagggaggtgttgttacctaccctcaccacctggggggcagcccatcaggaagtccaggatccagttgcagagggaggtgttgttacctaccctcaccacctggggggcggcccatcaggaagtccaggatccagttgcagagggag gtgttgttacctaccctcaccacctggggggcggcccatcaggaagtccaggatccagttgcagagggaggtgttgttacctaccctcaccacctggggggggcggcccatcaggaagtccaggatccagttgcagagggaggtgttgttacctaccctcaccacctggggggaggcccatcaggaagtccaggatccagttgcagagggaggtgttgttacctaccctcaccacctggggggcggcccagACAGTACCGTactgaagagccctcactgctgctccaccaaactggaaaCCTTCCAACTAGCTTGGAGAGACAGTaccgtatcgaagagccctcactgctgctccaccaaactggaagtcttctga